One stretch of Microbacterium faecale DNA includes these proteins:
- a CDS encoding YhgE/Pip family protein: MTTSLERPTTKRPVTWLTIAGLVALPAVVGGVLVAALDDPTGRLDNMTAAIVNLDDGVEIDGRLTPLGRQLAAGLVEGSDDVDSNIEWVISNAQDASDGVADGTYQAIVTIPESFSTAAMSSANAIQGEEDPSTATIDVDTASDALIFDEAIMQQVSTVAAGEMSAMLSEATLENVFVSFTDLGSQLGDASDGATQLADGAGEAQNGAEELSGGAGELADGAGELAGGISQLAGGATDASVGAGELADGTAALADGAAGVADGSSALAGGASQLRDGLGQLDAGISPLAEGATQVAGGVAAVDVGLNGSGDEPGLAQGAASIVAALGDISGAMNGSDDQPGLAGGSADVADGAAELATGARQLSDGATQIADGVDGLATGANDLAGGAGQVADGVDGITTGANDLAGGATQIADGVDGLSSGANDLAGGATQVADGVDGLATGANDLAGGAGQLAGGLAELADACDQAGATLEFCEQLGQLVGSAQGVADGTAGLAAGAEDLAPGARGVATGVTELSAGAADLAPGARQLADGAAELSDGAAQLAPGARQVADGAAGLSDGAAQLAPGARQVAGGTTDLAHGAEQLAPGARQVADGAAQLGSGLTEVTDGAAQIADGTSQLAGGTAQLTPGAQQVAGGLSQVAGNTPALVDGAAALATGAGDLSGGAAQLAAGATEASTGTYSLADGIAALGDGAREASSGAGALGEGVSALSEGAADLGDGIGQLGTGVSELGDGLGTAVDQLPTFTDQEASDVAANVREPVTSSSSGLSMFGASAVPLLAAIVLWFGGLATFLAVRPVTAATLTSRRSSVALAARGFLPGGLIGLVQGLLVGAILVWVGDHSTATSFALIGISALVGVAFSAVHQALAAALGGIGRWIAAMAGALAVAVGIVSAVPGVLVGLAGILPTAPALEALLAPTTGSAVGGAIAALVTWAVLAFAATTLVTATRRTTTPVALAAA; this comes from the coding sequence ATGACAACCTCCCTCGAACGCCCCACCACGAAGCGCCCCGTCACCTGGCTGACGATCGCGGGCCTGGTCGCGCTGCCCGCCGTTGTCGGCGGCGTGCTCGTCGCCGCGCTCGACGACCCGACCGGTCGCCTCGACAACATGACCGCGGCCATCGTGAACCTCGACGACGGCGTGGAGATCGACGGTCGGCTCACACCGCTCGGCCGCCAGCTCGCGGCGGGGCTCGTCGAGGGCTCCGACGACGTCGACAGCAACATCGAGTGGGTGATCTCGAACGCACAGGACGCGTCTGACGGCGTCGCCGACGGCACCTATCAGGCGATCGTGACGATCCCCGAGTCGTTCAGCACCGCGGCGATGTCGTCCGCAAACGCGATTCAGGGCGAGGAGGATCCCTCGACCGCGACCATCGACGTCGACACCGCGAGCGATGCGCTGATCTTCGACGAGGCGATCATGCAGCAGGTCTCCACGGTCGCCGCGGGCGAGATGAGCGCCATGCTCTCCGAGGCGACGCTCGAGAACGTCTTCGTCAGCTTCACGGACCTCGGCTCACAGCTGGGCGACGCGTCGGACGGGGCGACACAGCTCGCGGACGGCGCGGGCGAGGCCCAGAACGGGGCCGAGGAGCTCTCGGGCGGAGCGGGCGAGCTCGCGGACGGCGCCGGGGAGCTCGCGGGCGGGATCTCGCAGCTCGCAGGCGGGGCCACCGATGCCTCTGTGGGCGCGGGCGAACTCGCGGACGGCACCGCTGCGCTGGCGGACGGCGCGGCCGGGGTGGCGGACGGATCGAGCGCGCTCGCGGGCGGGGCGAGCCAACTGCGCGATGGCCTCGGGCAGCTCGACGCTGGCATCTCCCCGCTCGCGGAGGGCGCGACGCAGGTCGCTGGCGGCGTCGCTGCCGTGGACGTCGGGCTGAACGGGTCCGGCGACGAGCCGGGGCTCGCGCAGGGTGCGGCTTCGATTGTGGCGGCGCTCGGCGACATCTCCGGCGCGATGAACGGATCAGACGACCAGCCCGGCCTCGCGGGCGGATCCGCCGACGTGGCGGACGGCGCGGCCGAGCTCGCGACCGGGGCGCGGCAGCTGTCGGACGGGGCGACGCAGATCGCCGACGGCGTCGACGGACTGGCGACCGGGGCGAACGACCTCGCCGGCGGCGCCGGTCAGGTCGCGGACGGCGTCGACGGAATCACGACCGGCGCGAATGACCTCGCGGGCGGGGCGACGCAGATCGCCGACGGCGTCGACGGACTGTCCTCCGGCGCGAATGACCTCGCGGGCGGGGCGACCCAGGTCGCCGACGGCGTCGACGGACTGGCGACCGGGGCGAACGACCTCGCCGGCGGCGCCGGCCAGCTCGCGGGTGGTCTGGCGGAACTCGCCGACGCCTGCGACCAGGCGGGCGCGACGCTGGAGTTCTGCGAGCAGCTCGGCCAGCTTGTCGGATCCGCGCAGGGCGTCGCCGACGGCACCGCCGGGCTGGCCGCGGGCGCCGAGGACCTCGCTCCGGGTGCGCGCGGCGTCGCGACGGGCGTGACGGAGCTCTCAGCCGGCGCCGCCGACCTCGCCCCGGGTGCGCGTCAACTCGCCGACGGGGCGGCGGAACTCTCTGACGGGGCGGCACAGCTCGCCCCCGGCGCACGCCAGGTTGCCGACGGGGCGGCAGGACTCTCGGATGGGGCCGCGCAGCTCGCCCCGGGCGCACGCCAGGTCGCTGGCGGCACGACCGACCTCGCACACGGTGCCGAACAGCTCGCCCCGGGTGCACGCCAGGTCGCCGACGGGGCCGCGCAGCTCGGGTCCGGCCTGACCGAGGTCACCGACGGCGCGGCGCAGATCGCCGATGGAACGTCTCAGCTCGCGGGCGGCACCGCGCAGCTCACCCCCGGCGCACAGCAGGTCGCCGGCGGGCTCTCGCAGGTCGCCGGGAACACGCCCGCGCTCGTGGACGGCGCGGCGGCTCTCGCGACGGGAGCGGGCGACCTCAGCGGGGGCGCGGCGCAGCTTGCGGCCGGCGCGACCGAGGCCTCGACCGGAACGTACTCGCTCGCGGACGGCATCGCCGCCCTCGGCGATGGCGCGCGCGAAGCCTCCTCCGGGGCCGGGGCGCTCGGCGAGGGCGTATCCGCGCTCTCGGAGGGAGCAGCGGACCTCGGCGACGGCATCGGCCAGCTGGGCACCGGGGTGAGCGAACTCGGCGACGGTCTCGGCACCGCGGTCGATCAGCTGCCCACCTTCACCGACCAGGAGGCGTCCGATGTCGCCGCGAACGTGCGCGAGCCGGTCACGTCCTCCTCGAGCGGCCTGTCGATGTTCGGCGCGAGCGCGGTCCCGCTGCTCGCCGCGATCGTGCTGTGGTTCGGCGGCCTGGCGACGTTCCTCGCCGTGCGGCCGGTGACTGCCGCCACATTGACGTCGCGGCGCTCGTCGGTCGCCCTCGCGGCGCGTGGTTTCCTCCCCGGCGGCCTCATCGGCCTCGTCCAGGGTCTGCTCGTGGGAGCGATCCTCGTGTGGGTGGGCGACCACTCGACCGCGACGTCGTTCGCCCTCATCGGGATCTCCGCTCTCGTGGGCGTCGCCTTCAGTGCGGTGCACCAGGCGCTGGCGGCGGCCCTCGGCGGCATCGGCCGGTGGATCGCAGCGATGGCCGGCGCGCTCGCCGTCGCGGTCGGCATCGTCTCGGCCGTGCCGGGCGTCCTCGTGGGTCTCGCGGGGATCCTGCCGACCGCGCCCGCGCTCGAGGCGCTACTCGCGCCGACCACCGGATCCGCTGTCGGCGGCGCGATCGCCGCGCTCGTGACGTGGGCGGTCCTGGCCTTCGCCGCCACGACCCTCGTCACGGCGACCCGGCGCACCACCACTCCGGTCGCCCTCGCTGCGGCCTGA